The proteins below are encoded in one region of Hordeum vulgare subsp. vulgare chromosome 3H, MorexV3_pseudomolecules_assembly, whole genome shotgun sequence:
- the LOC123444896 gene encoding BEL1-like homeodomain protein 9, which yields MSSPAGGYGGAEAHHHGHMLLHSHAHHMAAAAAASGGQLYHVPQHSRREKLRFPPDAAAEDSPPTPLAPHHQHHQAGAWPPPAFYSYASSSSSYSPHSPTVPQGQQLVLNGLTAQQVTAQQFPHIPTHNFSLSLSSASSNPATAPPTPRKQQEPGGAGPCGPFTGYASVLGRSKFLVPAQRLLEEICDVGGAAAHADRSLPDEGLLDADTMDVADDELDAAGPMYGAEQQWKKTRLISMMEEVCKRYRQYYQQVQSAIASFETVAGFSNAAPFTALALRVMAKHFKTIKEMILSQLRNTSKMPVKGSSMSKDITIFGLGGGGGAPVGGFQRGSSVNGFGQPHNIWRPQRGLPERSVTVLRAWLFEHFLHPYPTDGDKQMLAKQTGLTRNQVSNWFINARVRLWKPMVEEIHNLEMRQVHKQSPHDNGSQHGVHGHAHQPSSQQQQQQRSGKRSEPCDSHLGQCSGVTRNHHHHSNPAASSHGGGFPDDLSQMSHSMQQGQVTFAGYGALPSQSQQHQHQHQHSSMASPQHPHHQHHVGAAGAGNGGGVSLTLGLHQNNRVCFGEPLPANLAHRFGLEDVVSDPYVMGSFGGGQDRHFAKEIGGHLLHDFVG from the exons ATGTCGTCTCCCGCCGGCGGGTACGGCGGCGCCGAGGCCCACCACCACGGCCACATGCTGCTTCACAGCCATGCACACCACAtggcggccgccgccgccgcgtcggGCGGGCAGCTCTACCACGTGCCGCAGCACAGCCGCCGCGAGAAGCTCCGGTTCCCGCCGGACGCCGCCGCGGAGGACTCACCGCCGACCCCCCTCGCcccgcaccaccagcaccaccaggcCGGGGCGTGGCCTCCCCCGGCCTTCTACTCCtacgcgtcctcctcctcctcctactcaccGCACAGCCCCACGGTGCCGCAGGGCCAGCAGCTGGTGCTCAACGGGCTCACCGCCCAGCAGGTCACCGCGCAGCAGTTCCCGCACATCCCCACGCACAacttctcgctctccctctcctccGCCTCGTCCAATCCCGCCACGGCGCCCCCGACGCCCAGGAAGCAGCAGGAGCCGGGAGGCGCCGGGCCGTGCGGTCCCTTCACCGGCTACGCCTCGGTGCTCGGGCGATCCAAGTTCCTCGTCCCGGCGCAGAGGCTGCTGGAGGAGATCTGCGACGTGGGAGGCGCGGCCGCGCACGCCGACCGCAGCCTCCCGGACGAGGGCCTGCTCGACGCAGACACGATGGACGTCGCCGACGACGAGCTGGACGCCGCAGGCCCCATGTACGGCGCCGAGCAGCAGTGGAAGAAGACGAGGCTCATCTCCATGATGGAAGAG GTGTGCAAGAGGTACCGGCAGTACTACCAGCAGGTCCAATCCGCGATCGCCTCGTTCGAGACGGTCGCCGGGTTCAGCAACGCAGCCCCGTTCACGGCGTTGGCCCTGAGGGTGATGGCCAAGCACTTCAAGACCATCAAGGAGATGATACTGAGCCAGCTGCGCAACACCAGCAAGATGCCGGTCAAGGGGTCGTCCATGAGCAAGGACATCACCATCTTCggcctcggcggcggcggcggcgcccccgTCGGCGGCTTCCAGAGAGGGAGCAGCGTGAACGGCTTCGGCCAGCCGCACAACATCTGGCGCCCCCAGAGGGGCCTCCCCGAGCGCTCCGTCACCGTCCTCCGGGCTTGGCTCTTCGAGCACTTCCTGCACCC GTATCCTACCGATGGCGACAAGCAAATGCTGGCCAAGCAAACTGGTTTAACAAGGAATCAG GTGTCGAACTGGTTCATCAACGCGAGGGTGAGGCTCTGGAAGCCAATGGTGGAGGAGATCCACAACCTGGAGATGAGGCAGGTGCACAAGCAGTCACCGCACGACAATGGCAGCCAGCACGGCGTCCACGGCCATGCTCACCAGCCATCgtcacagcagcagcagcagcagcgcagCGGCAAGCGCTCCGAGCCCTGCGACTCGCACCTCGGCCAGTGCAGCGGCGTCACCaggaaccaccaccaccacagcaACCCTGCGGCCTCCTCCCATGGTGGCGGCTTCCCGGACGACCTCTCCCAGATGTCCCACTCCATGCAGCAGGGCCAGGTGACCTTCGCCGGCTACGGCGCGCTGCCCTCCCAGTCccagcagcaccagcaccagcaccagcacagcAGCATGGCGTCGCCGCAGCACCCCCATCATCAGCATCACGTCGGCGCCGCCGGGGCGGGTAACGGCGGCGGCGTGTCGCTCACCCTCGGCCTCCACCAGAACAACAGGGTCTGCTTCGGGGAGCCGCTGCCGGCCAACCTCGCGCACCGGTTCGGGCTGGAGGACGTCGTGAGCGACCCCTACGTGATGGGCTCCTTCGGCGGCGGCCAGGACCGGCACTTCGCCAAGGAGATCGGCGGCCACCTGCTCCACGATTTCGTCGGGTGA